The following is a genomic window from Campylobacter lari subsp. lari.
ACTCCATAAATTCTAGCTTGCAAAGAATTATTCTTATAAGTTACCACCCCTATTTTACCCACATCTGCTTCTACTGCTTCTAAATAAGGCAAAGAGCTTAAGGTTTTTAAATCACTCAAATTCAGCCTTGTTCTGCCTGATCGGATATCTCCCAAGCCACGCCCTGAAACAACTTCTATGGTATTTGTCCCAATAGAGCTAATAGAAGCAAGTATGTTTTGTTGAGCTCCAAGTCCTAAAGCAACCACGCAAACTACTGAAGCTATACCTATGATAATACCAAGCATGGTAAGCAAAGAACGAAGCTTATGTGCTATGATGGAAGCTACAGACATTTTTAAACTTTCAAAAAGCTGATTTTTAAGCAAATTAAAGCTTTTTTTCTCTTTTGGCATTAACTTAGCTTTTATTTCATCTGCTTTTTTTGTACCATTATCACTTATGATCTTACCATCTTTAATTTCTATAACTCTTTTTGCTCTAGCAGCTATTTCTCTATCATGAGTGACTAAAACTACGGTGTGTCCTTGCTCATTGAGTTTATTTAAAATTTCTAAAACTATTTTTCCACTTTTAGAATCAAGCGCACCCGTTGGCTCATCTGCTAAAATAAGCTCACCACCATTCATCAAAGCCCTTGCTATAGAAACTCTTTGTTGTTGGCCGCCACTTAACTCATTTGGCTTAGAAAGTTCTTTATGATCAAGCTCTAAAAAAGAAAGTAATTCTTTAGCCTTTTGCGATCTTTCATGTTTGTTTTTACCCGCATACACAGCAGGCAATGCTACATTATCTTTAGCATTTAAAAGACTAAGTAGATTATATCTTTGGAAAATAAAACCAATTTTTTCGCGTCTAATCCTTGCTTTTTCATCTTTGTTTAAATTTGTAACTTCATATGCATCTAAAAAATATTTTCCACTACTTGGCTCATCAAGCGTTCCTATAATATTTAAAAGAGATGTTTTTCCACTTCCTGATTGTCCTATAATGGCTACAAATTCTCCCTTTTGAATATAAAGATTAATATTTTCTAAAATAGTTGTATTATTAATCTTTTTTTGTATATTTTCTAAGCGTATCATTTTTTATTTTTACCTATGATAACTAAATCACCCTCATTAATACCATCTAAAATTTGAGTATTTAAACTATCTTTAATACCTAATTTAACAGGTGTTTTTACACTTATATTATTGGCTTTTAAAATTTCTACATAATACCCCTTTGTATCACTTTTTATAGCCAAAGTTGGTATAACTAAAGTATTATTTTCTGTTTTAATAGCAATTTCATTTTCTGTACTCATACCTATGCGTAAAAAATTATTATCATTTTTTACAAAAACCCTTGCATAATAATACACAGCATTAGTGCTAGCACTTGAGCTTGAATTTAAATTTGTATTGCTTGTTGCATCACTTATAGTGGTATTAGCTGGATCTATACTAGAAATCACTGCTTCATATTTTTTATCAGGTTCGTTTAAAATGCTAAATTTAACCTTTTTTCCAACACTGATTTTATTAATATCAGCTTCAGCTATTTGCATACGAATTTCCATTTCACTTAAATCAGCCAAACGCACTATACTTGGTGTGTTTTGATTTGCATTTACAGTTTGCCCCTCTTCAACTGCTACATTGATAATCTCACCCTTGCTAGGTGCAGTTATAGTGGTAAAAGCTAAATCTTTTTGAGCATTTTTTAAAGAAATTTCAAGTTGAGTAGTTTGAGCTTTTAAATCAGCAACATTTGCTCTTAAGGCATAAAAAGTATTTTTAAGATTTTCAAGATTTTCTAAAGAGGTAGCCTTTTTAGCATAAAGTTTTTGCTCTCTTTGGTATTGTTTAGTAGCTATATCAAGAGCGATTTTTTTACTTTCTAAATTTGCCTTTGCACTTTCAAGCTGAGCTTTAGTAATATCTAAATCATTTTGTTGTTTATCTTTGTCAATTTGTGCGATTAAATCACCCTCATTAACATGATCACCTAATTTTACATGAAGCTTTGTTATTTGCCCACTAACTTGCGCACCAACATCAACCTGGGTTTTTGCATAAACCTCGCCAATTGCTTCTATACTTTGAGTGATGTCTTGTTTTTTAGCTTCATAGGTTAGATAATTATATTCTTCCTTATTTGCAAAAAAGAAAAAATACACCCCTATAATAAGTATAATCAAAAACATACTTAAATAAATTATTTTTTTCATTTTAATCCTTTAAAAACCATATAATAAAACATTTGTATGAAGTAAAAATAAAATTGTAACAATAAAATATAATTTTAACAATTTTAAAGCTTATAAGATATAAGATAAATCAAAAAAAGGAAAAATAATGCAAGATTATTTAAATTTAATGCAAAATCGCTCTTCGATTAGAGCTTACACCCAAGAAAAAATTTCTAAAGAGAATTTAGAATATATCTTAGAATGTGCTAGATTATCTCCTAGCTCCTTAGGACTTGAACCTTGGAAATTCTTAGTTTTTCAAAAAGATGAACATAAAAAAGAAATTGCTAAAATAGCTAATAATCAAAGTCATGTAGCAAATTGCGCTGCTATTATAGTTGTAATTTCAAGAGCTGATTTTAAAGATTATTTTGAAGAAAAACTAAAAAAGAGGGGTTTAAGCCAAGAAGAGTTAAACAAACGCTTGCAAACTTATAAGCCATTTTTAGACGCAATGGATTTAGAGCAAAGTTTTATTTATGCCAAAGAACAAAGCTATCTTGCTATTGCAAATATTATCAATGCTGCTTATAGTTTAAATTTGGGCTCATGTATTATCGGTGGCTTTGATAAAGATAAAATCAATCAATATTTAAATTTAGACACTACCAAACAAAGAGTATCCATGCTCATTACTTTAGGACATACCCAAGAAAATACTAGCGTAGGAAAAGCTCGTTTTGCATTTGATGAAGTAGTAGAATTTAAAGATTAATCAAATATCAAAACTCCATTTAAATTTTATATAATAGAATAATATTTTTAAAATAAAATGGAGTTTTTAATGCAAGGAAATTTCTTAAAGACTTTTGGCGTATTGCCATTTTTAGCAGTAGCTTTTATTAACGCTTTTGTGGATTTAGGACACAAAATCATTATACAAAACACTATCTATAAATTTTATGAAGATAGCACTCAACTTTTTTTAACCGCTATTATCAATGCTTTGATGCTTTTACCTTTTATCCTTATGCTTTCACCTTCTGGATTTTTAGCAGATAAATTTCCTAAAAATAAAATCATGAAAATATCTGCATTATTTTCAGTAATATTAACTTGTATTATTTGTTTGTGTTATTATCTTGGAGCATTTTGGCTTGCATTTGTAATGACTTTTATCATGGGAGTACAATCTGCCTTATACTCTCCTGCAAAATATGGTTTTATAAAAGAATTAGTAGGAAAAGAGCTTTTAGCTATGGGAAATGGAGCTGTCAATGCGGTAAGTATCGTGGCTATTTTAGCGGGTATGGCGGTATTTTCTCTAAGCTTTGAAATGCTTTTTGAGTCAAATTTTAACACTCCTTCAGATATTTTAACACAAATTGCACCTTTGGGTTTTGTATTAATAGCTTTTGCTGTATTAGAACTTTTTTTAGCTTATAAACTCCCTAACTTAAAAGAAGAAGATAAAAATTTAAGTTTTGATAAAAAACAATATTTCCAAGGAAAGCTTTTAGCCTCTAATTTAAAAACTATATTTTCTCATAAAATCATTTGGCTTTGTATTGTAGGAATTTCACTTTTTTGGGCCATATCGCAGCTTTATTTAGTGAGTTTTCCTGTATATGCAAAAAACGATCTTTTTATAGAAAACACCTTTTACGTACAATGCTCTTTAGCTTTTTCTGGTATAGGAGTGATTATAGGATCACTTATTAGTGGTAAGTTTTCTAAAAATTACATCGAATTAGGCCTTATACCACTAGGTGCTTTAGGGGTTTTTCTAATGAGCATTTTAATGCCATTTTTAGAAAACTTGCTAAGCTATAGTGTGGTGTTTTTTATTTTTGGTTTAAGCGGGGCATTTTTTATCATACCTTTAAATTCTCTCATACAATTTCATGCAAAAGAAAATGAACTAGGAAAAGTCTTAGCAGGTAATAATTTTATACAAAATATTTTCATGTTAGGCTTTTTAGCACTAGCTACTTTTGCTGCTTATGCTGAATTTGAAGTGATAAATTTGTTTTATTTTATCATCGCTGTGGCATTTTTTGGAAGCGTTTATGTGCTAAGTAAACTGCCTTTTTCTTTAGTGCGTTTATTAATGAGCATAGCGTTTTTTCAACGCTACCGTTTATTGGTAGAAGGTTTTGAGAATATTCCTGAAAAAGGTGGAGCATTATTGCTTGGTAATCATATATCTTTTATAGATTGGGCTATAGTGCAAATGGCCATACCAAGAAAAATTTATTTTGTTATGGAAAAAAGCATTTATTCTAAGTGGTATATTAAAATTTTTCTTGATAAATTTGGAGTTATTCCTGTTTCAAGTGCTTCTAGCAAATCAAGCTTAGAGCTTATTGCTATGCATATTAAAAACGGAAATTTAGTTTGTCTTTTCCCAGAAGGAGTACTCTCACGCCATGGACAGCTTAATGAATTTAAAGGAGGATTTGAGTTAGTTTGCTCAAAATTAGAAGAACAAGATGGAGTGATTTTGCCTTTTTATATTAGAGGACTTTGGGGGAGTGCTTTTTCAAGAAGTGATGAAGAATTTTCAGCAAGAAATCGTAAAATAAGCAAAAGAAAAATCGCTATTGCTTTTGGAAAAAGCTTGCCAATACACACTAAAAAAGAAGTGGTTAAAGCAAAAGTTTTTGAACTTTCTTTTATTGCTTGGAAATCCCAATGTGAAAGCATGCATACTATAGCCAGAGCTTGGATAGATAGTGCTAAGAGAAATTTAAGTCAAATAGCTATTGTTGATCCTTTAATAGGTGGTATTACCTATAGAAAAATGCTTGCTTTAAGTTTGGTTTTTAGCTCTTTCATAAAAAATAGATCGCATGAGTTAAATATACAACCTACCCAAGGAAGCTATGCTCCAAAAGAAGAATGTGTGGGAATTTTGCTTCCTGCTTCTATGGCTAGTTCTCTTTGTAATCTAGCTGTATTGCTTGCAAATAAAATCGTAGTGAATTTAAACTTCACAGCAGGTATAAAGGCGATTAATCAAGCCATTCAAAGTTCTCAAATTCAACAAATTTATACCTCTAGAAAATTTATGGAAAAATTAGAAAATAAAGGTATAAAACTAGAATTTGAAGAGCATGTTAGAATTATTTTCATAGAAGATGTTATCGCAAGCTTTAAAAGACAAAAACTCAAAATCTTTTCTATGCTTGCTTTAGTAAGTATCTTACCTACTTGTTTAATAAAAGCATTATTTGCACCTAATAAACAAAACCTTGCCATAGCTGCTATATTATTTAGTAGTGGTAGTGAGGGAACACCAAAAGGAGTAATGCTAAATAATCGTAATATTTTAAGCAATATAGCTCAAATTTCAGATGTATTATGTGCAAAAAACGAAGATGTTGTCTTATCTTCTTTACCACCTTTTCATGCTTTTGGATTAACTGTAACTACTTTTATGCCTTTATTAGAAGGGATTAAAAGCATAACACATGCTGATCCAACAGATGCACTAGGTGTAGCAAAAGCTATAGTAAAAAATAATGTTAGCATTATGTGTGCTACTTCTACTTTTTTGGGTATTTATGCAAGAAATAAAAAACTTGATGCGATTATGTTTGAAAGTTTAAGGATTATCGTCTCAGGTGCTGAAAAACTCAAAAGCGAAGTAAGAACTGCCTTTGAAATGAAATTTAAAAAACCTATTTTTGAAGGCTATGGAGCCACTGAAACCACTCCGGTTGCAAGTGTGAATTTGCCAAATAAATTTGATCCTGATTATTGGATTTTACACCGTGCAAATAAAGAAGGTAGTGTAGGTATGCCTTTACCAGGAAGCGCTATACGCATAGTAGATCCATCTACTTATGAAAGTTTAAATCATGGAGAAGATGGATTAATACTCATTGGTGGTCATCAGGTTATGGTGGGTTATTTAAACAATAAAGAAAAAACCGATGAAGTTATCAAAGAAATCGATGGCATACGCTGGTACAATACCGGCGATAAAGGCCATGTAGATGAGGATGGCTTTTTATATATAGTGGATCGTTATTCTCGTTTTGCAAAAATTGGCGGTGAGATGATATCTTTAGGAGCTTTAGAGGAAGAAATTGCTAAATTTATCAATACAGATATAGTAAAATTTTGCGCAGTTGCACTAGATGATGATAAAAAAGGTGAAATGGTATGCTTATTAGTAGAATGCCAAGAGCAAGACTTTGAAGGAATTTGTGAAGTGATTAAAAACTCTACTATGCCTGCTATTTTTAAACCAAGTAAATATTTTAAAGTAGAACAAATTCCACTTTTAGGTTCTGGTAAAGTGGATTTAAAAGGTGCTAAAGATTTAGCTAAAATCTTGCAAACTCATTAAAATAAGCCTTTGGCTTATTTTAATTCTAAATTAATCTTGCGAATGATTTCTTTCATGCTTTTTTCTAGTTTTTGTAAATTTTAAATCTTTAAAGCTTTTTTCTGGTAATTTTGTAATAGAATTTTCTAATTTATTTATCTTATATGTAAGATAGGTCTTTTTCGAATTTTATTAATGAATTTTACTAAAATATTTTTGATTTTTTATATTTCATTATCATTTTTTTGATACATTTACACACTAAAAATACTAAAAAGGGAAATAATGAAAATTTTTGATATGGTGGTTATTGGCGCTGGCCCTGCAGGTATTGCAGCGGGAGTAGAAGCTAAAATAAAAAATAAAGAAGTTATTGTTTTAGAAAAAGCTGATGCGGTTTGTCAAACCTTAGTAAAATTTTACAAAGAAGGCAAAAGAGTAGATAAAGCTTATAAAGGTTGTGATAGCACAAATCACGGGCATATAAATTTTGAAGATGGAACTAGAGAAAGCACGATAGAAACTTTCCAAAATGCTATCAAAGAGCATAATCTTGAAGTAAAACTTTCTAGTGAAGTTGAAAGTATTAAAAAAGATGGGGAAAATTTCATCGTTAGCACCGCAAATGAAAATTATATTTGCAAAAATGCAGTTATTGCCATAGGTAGAATGGGTAAACCGAATAAACCAAGCTATACTTTACCTATAACTTTAACAAAAATCATCAATTTTAATGCAAATTCAGCAAGCCAAGGTGAAAAAATCTTAGTTGTAGGTGGTGGAAATTCGGCAGCAGAATACGCTATAGATTTAGCTAAAAATAATGATGTAACGCTTTGCTATAGAAGAGAAACTTTCTCAAGATTAAACGATATTAATCTAGAAGATATTCAAAAAGCTTTTGAACAAGGCAGTGTAAAAGCAAAACTTGGCATAGATATAACTAGCATTGAAGATGAAGGCGGTAAAGCTAAAGTAAATTTCACTAATGACACAAATGAAATTTATGATCGTATTATTTATGCTATTGGTGGTTCAACTCCACTTGATTTCTTACAAAAATGCTCTATAGAAGTTGACGAAAAAGGCGTGCCAAGTTTTGATGAAAATAAAGAAAGCAATGTAAAAGGATTATTTGTAGCAGGTGATATAGCGAGCAAAAATGGAGCTTCTATTGTAGTGGGTTTAAATGATTCGTTTAAAATCTGCGATCATCTTTATAAATGCTAAAACTCTTTCAATACTCAAAAGGCTATCGCTATAATAACGATAGTCTTTTACTTTTTGACTTTTTATCTAAATATAATTTAAAAGGAAATATCCTTGATATAGGATGTGGCTGTGGAATTTTAGGACTTTTGATAAAACAAAAATTTCCAAATTCAAAAGTTTATCTACTAGATATCCAAGAGCAAAATATCAAACTAAGTTATAAAAACGCCAAAGAAAATAAACTTGAAATTCAAGGCATTTGTGAAGACTTTTTAAACTATAAAAGTGATATAAAATTTGATTTTTTGATCTCTAATCCTCCATTTTATAAAAAAAATACACAAAAAAGTCAAGATTTGCATTTATGCATATCAAGATATCAAGAATTTATGCCACTTGAAAAAATGCTTTTTAAAATAAATTCTTTAATCAAGCCAAATGGTAGTTTTTTTATGTGTTATGAGGCTAGTTTTTTAGATGAAATTTGTGCTTATTTAAAACAATTTAAATTAAAACTAGTTTCACTTCAATGTATTCATACCAATGCACAAACTAATGCAAGACTTGTTTTAATGCATATTAAAAAAAATAGCAAAAGTCCTTGCACTATAATGCCTACACTTTTTATGTATGAAAATGATGTTTTAAATCCAAAAATTAGTGAAATTTATGAAAATACAGGAACTATAAGCTATGATGTGTGAAAAAGGTTTTGATTTTTCTTTTGATGAAAGTGCTTGTGAAAAATGCGGCGGGAAATGTTGCACTGGAGAAAGTGGGTATATCTATGCTAGCAAAGAAGAACTAGAAGCTATTGCTAGTTTTTTAAATTTAGGCTTTGAAGCCTTTAAAGAGCAATACCTCATCAAAGTTGGGTTTAAATATAGCTTTAAAGAAGTAAAGTATGAAAATGGCTATCGTTGTATTTTTTTTGATACAATGTATAAAAAATGTTTAATTTACAAGCATAGACCAAAACAATGTAGAACTTTTCCGTTTTGGGAGTATTTTAAAACGCACAAAGAGGAGTTAAAAAAAGAATGTATAGGGGTTTGCTTTCACTAATTATAGTTTTTATCCTAACAAGCCTTGCTTTAGCTAAAGGTGAAGATAAAATCCTACAAGCACTTATTTATGAAGAACATGGACAATTTCAAAAAGCATGTGATATTTATACAAATTTATTTCATGAAAATAATGAAAGTATTTATTTGCAAAAGGCTTTACTTTTAGCTTTAAGTGCTAATTTAAAACAAAAAGATGAGCTTTTAAAAGCTTCTAAAGACTTTTTAGAACACACAGCTATTGCAAGATTAAATGCTTTGTATTTTTTTGAAATAGGAGATTATAAACAAGCCGAAGCTATACTTTATAAACTCATTAAAGAAGAACAAGATTATAGAAATTATGAAATATTAGGCGATATTTTTGCCAAAAAAGCTTTATATACCAAAGCTTTAGAGCAATACAATCTTGCCTATAAGCTTTTTGAGCATGAAAATTTATTACTTAAAATAGTTGAAATTAATATCAAAAATAAAAATATCAACCAAGCTAAAAAGGCCTTAGAAGAATTTGTAAAAAGTTCACAATGTACCCTTAAAACATGCACCCTACTTTTAAAAATTTATCAAGAACAAAAAGATCACAAAGCAAGTATCCAAACCCTTGAAAAACTATATAAACTCAACAATGATATTAAATACATCTACGCTATGATAGAACTACTAGCACAAGAAAAAAACTACACTCAGGCTCTAAATTTAACCCAAAAATATAACATAGATCCTGATACTAAAATTTTCTTATACACGCAAACAAAAGATTATAAAAAAGCTTACGAAATAGCTTTAAAACATTATGAACTTAGTAAAGATAAAAAATATCTTTCCATGGCAGGCGTTTTGGAATTTGAAATTCATATGGATCCTAAAAGTAAAAAAGTCACGGACCCAAAAATTCTAGCTTCTATCATGAAAAAATTTGAGCAAAGCGTAGATATACGCAGCGATGCTTTATATCAAAACTATTATGGCTATGCCTTGATTGAATATGATATTGATATAGCCAAAGGTATGGAGCTAGTAGGCTGGGCGCTTGAACAAGAACCGCAAAATCTTTATTATCTTGACTCTTTAGCTTGGGGGTATTATAAACTTAAAGATTGTAAAAAGGCTTATGAAATTTTACAAAAAACACTGCATGATAAAGAATTTTCAAGTTCAGATGAAAGTAAAGAGCATTTAAAGGCCATTGAAAAATGTTTAAAACAATAGATTTAAAAAATCATTTTTCAAAAACACAAAAAATTCTGGAAAGTAAAAAAGAAATTTTTCCTTATGATATGCTAGGTAGAAGCCTAGCTTCCAATGCCTTTTATCCTAAAGATATTTATACACTTTTACATGAAAGAAAACTTTCACATTTTTTATATTCTAAAGATTTAAATTTTAATCATGAAAATTTTGATGCCATCATCTTACCAACAAGCCCTTTGCTTAATCAAGACATACAAAATTTAAGTCTTTTTAGACGCTACCATGAAAAACCTATTGTGCAATTTGATTTTATTTTTGATGAATATCAAATTTTAGAAAGCTTAGTATATGGGGCTGATGCGTTTATTGTATTTCCTAAAATGCTAAAAACTAAGCAACTAAAAAAACTTTATAATTTTGCAATACATCTTGGTTTAGAAGCCATTTTTTACCTTGAAAGCAAAAGTGATCTTAATAACGCTATTTTAGCAGGAGCTAGAATTTTTTTATTGGAAGATGAAAAGCTATTATCTTTGATACCAAAAAATAAAGCTCTTATAAGTAAAAATATCAAAAATTTACATGCTTGCATAAAGGAGAGTTGATGGAGTATTTATACGCGCCTTGGAGGGATGTTTATTTTAATAATAAAGATAAAAATTTTTGCCCTTTTTGTCATTGTAAGCATGAACTTAATGAAGATAAAAAACTTGGGGTAATTTTTAGAGCTAAAGAATGCTTTGGCATTATGAATAAATACCCTTATAGTCCGGGTCATTTTATGATTATCCCTTATGAGCATTTAGAAAATATAGAAGATTTAAGTGATGATACATGGCTAGAAATTAGCCATTTTGTGCGTATTGGAGTTAAAATTTTAAAAGAGAACTTTCATGCTAAGGGTGTTAATATAGGTATGAATTTGGGTAGTGCAGCAGGAGCTGGTATAGCGCCGCATTGTCATTATCATTTAATCCCAAGATGGCAAGGTGATACAAATTTTATCACTACCATAGGACAAACTAGAGTTTGTGGGAGTGATTTAGAAAAAATTTATACCACCTTATGTAAAGCTTTTAAAGACTATGTATAAAGAAGTTGATTTTGAAAATTTTTTAAAATTTAATTTTGATCTTTTAATTGATGCAAGAAGTCCCAAAGAATACAGCCATGCTCATATAAAATCTGCGCAAAATTACTATGCACTAAGTGATAATGAATTTGAAGAAATAGGCACACTTTATAAGAAAAACAAAGGCTTAGCTAAAGCAAAAGGCGCAAGTTATATTTGTAAAAATATGAGTGAGCATATTAATAAAATTTATCAAAGTTATAAAATAGGCTCTTTGGTGGGAATTTATTGTGCAAGAGGTGGTAAAAGATCAAAAGCTATTGCTTTAATCTTAGCTGAACTTGGTTATAGGGTTGTAAGATTAGAAGGTGGATATAAAGCTTATAGAAGTTATGTGAGTGAGTTTTTTAGAAAAGATTTAAATATTGAGTTTTTATGCCTTTGTGGTAATACAGCAAGTGGCAAAAGTGATTTAATCCAAACTTTAGATAATGCTTTAAATTTAGAAAAACTAGCCAACCATCAAGGATCAAGTTTTGGTAAAATTTATGGAGAACAACCAAGCCAAAAAGCTTTTGAAGATGAATTGTTTTATTTTTTAAAAGATTATAGCCATAAAACTTGTTTTATAGAAGCTGAAAGCAGACAAATTGGAAATTTAATCATCCCGCTAAATTTATACAATAGTATGCAAAAAGCTAAGAAAATTTGGTGTGAATGCGACACAGACTTGCGTATTCAAAGAGTTTTAAAAAACTACACTCCAATGGATAAAAAAGTATTTTATCAATGTGTTGAAAAAATATCACCTTATATCAGCAAGGATTTTAAACTAAAACTTTGTCAAAATTATGAAGAAAATAATTTAGAACTTTGTGTAAAAATGCTTTTTGAATATTATGATAAAGTATATAAAAAACCTACAAAAATTGATTATTTTATCAATAGTTCTAATTTAGATGAAGCTAAAAAACATCTTATGAGTTTAAACTCATAAGATTGTATTTACAAAGATAATAAAAATAATACTTGAAAGAATTCCAGCAACTGGTAAAGTAATCACCCATGCCAAGCCAATAGGCTTCATCATAGCCCATTTAGCATCTTTATTAAATACCCCTATACCCAAAATTGCACCGATTAAAATATGGGTTGAGCTAACTGGAATTCCAAGTTGGGTAGCTAAAAGTATAACAATACTTGCGCCAAGTTCAGCACTAAAGCCTGTTGTTGGCTTAATTTCTGCTAGTTTTGAACCCACAGTTTGAATAACTTCTTTACCCAAAAACCAAAGCCCAATAACTAAAGCTATACCAAACATAAGCATTACAGCAAATGGCACTGGCGAACTTGGATTGATAGTGTTGTTTTTAAGCACATTTAAAATTGCAGCAAATGGCCCAAGAGCATTAGCTATATCATTAGCTCCGTGCGAAAAAGCAAAACTTGAAGCAGTAAAAATTTGAAACCAAGAAAAAATCTTTTCTATGGTTTTATTAACCTGAGTTTTTTTCATCAATCTCACAACCGCTAAAGTAACAATATAAGCAAAAATAGAAATAATCGAAACTATCCATAAATTTTGCATTACATCTAAAGTAGAAACCTTATTTAAGCCCTTAAATAAAAACATAGAAGCAATAGTCAATGCACCTACACCTGCTATTAAAGGAACATGAAATTTCATTCTTGAGAAAACATCTATGTTTTTTTCTTTTTCTTTTAACTCTTTGATTTTTAACTTATATTCACTTCTTTTTTCATCATCATCTAAAACAATAGCACTAAGTTCTTTGATTTGCTCCTCTTGGCTTTTGTTTTTTAAATTTTTAAAATATTCTTCTTTAAATGCTTTTTTTTCTTTTTTAATTTCTTTTACTACAAGAGTTATTTCTTCTGATGGCTTTAAGATTTTTTTATAAATATAAGCATAAATTAAATACGCCACAAGCCCGCCAAGCAAAGGAGAAATAACCCAACTCATAGCTATTTTATAAATACCATTCCAATTTACCATAGATAATGCTTGATCTTGATCAAAAAATACAAACCCCATAGCAATACTTGAACCTACAATACCTCCTATAATACTATGAGTAGTAGAAACTGGAAGTCCTTTTTTAGTCGCCACAAAAAGCCAAATTCCAGAGCTTAATAAAGCCGAGAGCATTACACATACAAATACCATAGGATTAACCCCATCAGGCAAAACCACTATACCACTTCTTATGGTATTTGTTACTTCTCCTCCTGCAAACACAGCCCCGCTTAATTCAAATACAGCAGCGATTATCAAAGCTTGTTTTATAGTAACAGTTTTAGCGCCTACGCTAGTGCCAAATGAATTTGCAACATCATTACCACCAACATTAAAGGCCATGAAAATACCAAATATACTAGCAAGGATAAATAATATCATGGAATTATTAGGAATATAATTATACCCCCAAACAAAAAAACATAAAACACTCACAATAAAAATAAAAAATG
Proteins encoded in this region:
- a CDS encoding acyl-[ACP]--phospholipid O-acyltransferase, whose protein sequence is MQGNFLKTFGVLPFLAVAFINAFVDLGHKIIIQNTIYKFYEDSTQLFLTAIINALMLLPFILMLSPSGFLADKFPKNKIMKISALFSVILTCIICLCYYLGAFWLAFVMTFIMGVQSALYSPAKYGFIKELVGKELLAMGNGAVNAVSIVAILAGMAVFSLSFEMLFESNFNTPSDILTQIAPLGFVLIAFAVLELFLAYKLPNLKEEDKNLSFDKKQYFQGKLLASNLKTIFSHKIIWLCIVGISLFWAISQLYLVSFPVYAKNDLFIENTFYVQCSLAFSGIGVIIGSLISGKFSKNYIELGLIPLGALGVFLMSILMPFLENLLSYSVVFFIFGLSGAFFIIPLNSLIQFHAKENELGKVLAGNNFIQNIFMLGFLALATFAAYAEFEVINLFYFIIAVAFFGSVYVLSKLPFSLVRLLMSIAFFQRYRLLVEGFENIPEKGGALLLGNHISFIDWAIVQMAIPRKIYFVMEKSIYSKWYIKIFLDKFGVIPVSSASSKSSLELIAMHIKNGNLVCLFPEGVLSRHGQLNEFKGGFELVCSKLEEQDGVILPFYIRGLWGSAFSRSDEEFSARNRKISKRKIAIAFGKSLPIHTKKEVVKAKVFELSFIAWKSQCESMHTIARAWIDSAKRNLSQIAIVDPLIGGITYRKMLALSLVFSSFIKNRSHELNIQPTQGSYAPKEECVGILLPASMASSLCNLAVLLANKIVVNLNFTAGIKAINQAIQSSQIQQIYTSRKFMEKLENKGIKLEFEEHVRIIFIEDVIASFKRQKLKIFSMLALVSILPTCLIKALFAPNKQNLAIAAILFSSGSEGTPKGVMLNNRNILSNIAQISDVLCAKNEDVVLSSLPPFHAFGLTVTTFMPLLEGIKSITHADPTDALGVAKAIVKNNVSIMCATSTFLGIYARNKKLDAIMFESLRIIVSGAEKLKSEVRTAFEMKFKKPIFEGYGATETTPVASVNLPNKFDPDYWILHRANKEGSVGMPLPGSAIRIVDPSTYESLNHGEDGLILIGGHQVMVGYLNNKEKTDEVIKEIDGIRWYNTGDKGHVDEDGFLYIVDRYSRFAKIGGEMISLGALEEEIAKFINTDIVKFCAVALDDDKKGEMVCLLVECQEQDFEGICEVIKNSTMPAIFKPSKYFKVEQIPLLGSGKVDLKGAKDLAKILQTH
- a CDS encoding YkgJ family cysteine cluster protein, encoding MMCEKGFDFSFDESACEKCGGKCCTGESGYIYASKEELEAIASFLNLGFEAFKEQYLIKVGFKYSFKEVKYENGYRCIFFDTMYKKCLIYKHRPKQCRTFPFWEYFKTHKEELKKECIGVCFH
- a CDS encoding tetratricopeptide repeat protein produces the protein MYRGLLSLIIVFILTSLALAKGEDKILQALIYEEHGQFQKACDIYTNLFHENNESIYLQKALLLALSANLKQKDELLKASKDFLEHTAIARLNALYFFEIGDYKQAEAILYKLIKEEQDYRNYEILGDIFAKKALYTKALEQYNLAYKLFEHENLLLKIVEINIKNKNINQAKKALEEFVKSSQCTLKTCTLLLKIYQEQKDHKASIQTLEKLYKLNNDIKYIYAMIELLAQEKNYTQALNLTQKYNIDPDTKIFLYTQTKDYKKAYEIALKHYELSKDKKYLSMAGVLEFEIHMDPKSKKVTDPKILASIMKKFEQSVDIRSDALYQNYYGYALIEYDIDIAKGMELVGWALEQEPQNLYYLDSLAWGYYKLKDCKKAYEILQKTLHDKEFSSSDESKEHLKAIEKCLKQ
- a CDS encoding NAD(P)-binding domain-containing protein, which produces MKIFDMVVIGAGPAGIAAGVEAKIKNKEVIVLEKADAVCQTLVKFYKEGKRVDKAYKGCDSTNHGHINFEDGTRESTIETFQNAIKEHNLEVKLSSEVESIKKDGENFIVSTANENYICKNAVIAIGRMGKPNKPSYTLPITLTKIINFNANSASQGEKILVVGGGNSAAEYAIDLAKNNDVTLCYRRETFSRLNDINLEDIQKAFEQGSVKAKLGIDITSIEDEGGKAKVNFTNDTNEIYDRIIYAIGGSTPLDFLQKCSIEVDEKGVPSFDENKESNVKGLFVAGDIASKNGASIVVGLNDSFKICDHLYKC
- a CDS encoding tRNA1(Val) (adenine(37)-N6)-methyltransferase, which translates into the protein MLKLFQYSKGYRYNNDSLLLFDFLSKYNLKGNILDIGCGCGILGLLIKQKFPNSKVYLLDIQEQNIKLSYKNAKENKLEIQGICEDFLNYKSDIKFDFLISNPPFYKKNTQKSQDLHLCISRYQEFMPLEKMLFKINSLIKPNGSFFMCYEASFLDEICAYLKQFKLKLVSLQCIHTNAQTNARLVLMHIKKNSKSPCTIMPTLFMYENDVLNPKISEIYENTGTISYDV